GCAGGGCCAGAAGTGAATGCATATGATGATAATTTTCCATTCTTATCACATAAAGCGGTGTTTTCGGATGTTCCTTGGCATTTGTATTTATACCTTCAAATATGGCATTAatcaattgaatatatttttccatatcTGTACGTTTGGTTGGTTTCTGAAAAAAGTCTTCtgttgtttttgaaaaatactcAAAATTCTCCACATACGGCAGTATACCACACTTTGACCGTTTTGGAAGCTTGGCATCACGTATTGATTGCAACTGTTGCTGCATAAATCGATCAAAGTTTCGTTTGACTTGAACTAATACGGAGGCAAATGTCATACTTAAGAAGGAATGTGTATCCTGTGCGGGCATCACGTGTTTAGTTAAACGCGCCAACACATAGAAGCAATAACTGAAAAAGATATGTAGTTATATTAAGAGCTACTTTTGAATTACATACATTatttacatataaataaaattcgtaattattacaatatttattcgagcttattggacaggaagattaagggcattgacatcattaagtcactgaaaagaaaatgccagatacccatctcgcaagcctgactatacatatatgtttcagtgttggccactacacatttccatagtctttcgcgagatctggccgggtgagatgattcaatttggttcttttatgttaatttcttatgaaatatacatacgagaattattcttcccaaatttaaccatttttctcccgcactgtgcatcatcttttcgTATAACTTTACAATTCGTAATGCTTATAAAGTATAATTGGAATATACAAATTAAGTGTTTGTTCATGAAAATTTCTTCCGAATCGAGAAAAGTAATCGTCAAAAACCACTCATCATATCACACAAAATCCAACTATTttaaaaatacgattttgattATTGCAAAAAGTCAACTTTGTCTTTATTAAGCCGATATTCCTAAAAGTTCAGTTCTCGTAACATTGGACTTGATTAAAGTCTTTAATACGTAAACCACACAATTATTTGGAAACTTCCTTCCTTAATTACCTTAAGATATATTTGACTAGCAATATGGATTGTAGGCAATCCTAtgttgaattttaagaaaaaacacCAACAACGACAATAGCTTTgaagcacacacaaaaaaaaattctgattcaatcacgaaattaattgatccaattaattttttaattgaaatgtcttcaatcacagaaatgatagtatcaattaaacaattaattgaaggtcaattaaaaaattaattgatccaattaaaaaattaattgatactattaatttttgtgattggtttttgtttcaattaaaaaatttgttgaatcaattaaatttttaattaaatattttttaaaactcaattaaaattttaattgaaaaaattttcgcgaaatttttttctgtgaggtTAATAACAACGTTCATTAAAGAAGGCAtgcaagcacggttgccacagttggtagaattcttccaaaattgtagattttttactgtagattggtagaattcttgatattttagtagattttgcgaaacattcctctctaactaagaggtacttcaattttttttttttaattttagaaaattttctatagaaataaaatgttgacaaaattatctatagaaataaaattatgaaaaaaatttttatagaaataaaattatgacaaaattgtctatagaaataaaattttggaacattttctatagaaataaagttttgacaaaattttctatagaaataaaatgttaacaaaattgtctataaaaataaaaatttgacgaaattttctatagaaataaaattttgataaaattttctataaaaataaaattttgacaaaattttctatagaaataagagaattatCTTTTCTTGTTTCTTGCTTAATTATACACTTCTCAGTTTTGTGTAAATGATTGTTTATTATAAGTATTCAACATCTTTTTTGCACACCTTATGTATTATTATGTATGAATATTGTATGAAACTCTAGAGAGTAGTCCATTgtaatcattttattttgaataaataaataaataatgaataaataaataaataataataataataaataaaattttgacaaaattttctatagaaataaaattttgacaaaagaaataaaattgtgacaaagttttctatagaaataaaatttttacaaaattttctatagaaataaaattttgacaaaattttctatagaaataaaatttggcaagagaaataaaattttgacaacgttttctatagaaataaaatttttacaaaattttctatagaaataaaattttgacaaaattgtctatagaaataaaattttgacaaaattttctatagaaataaaatttggcaagagaaaaaaaattttgacaaaattttctatagaaataaaattttaacaaaattttctaaagaaataaaattttaacaaaattttctatagaaataaaattttgacaaaattttctatagaaataaaatgttgacaaaattttctatagaaataaaattttgacaaaattttctatagaaataaaattcggacaaaattttctaacgaaaaaacattttgacaaaattttatattggaataaaattttaacataattttctattgaaataaaattttaacataattttctatagaaataaaattttgacaaaattttctatagaaataaaattttgacaaaattttctatagaaataaaattttgacaatattttcaatagaaataaaatgttgacaaaattttctatagaaataaaatttcaacaaaattttctatagaaataaaattttgacaaaattttctgtagaaaaaaaatttttacaaaattttcttagaaataaattgtttacaaaattttctgagatcaaaaacaacaataatgattaaagagaaaccaacaataacaaacgaaacgaatgaagatagaggaagcacgctccaaaacaaacccagccaactacattcaaatcgatgatttgagtttggtaaaggaaaagagatatgcttgcaaatttctttagccgactatcaaaccttttttcggaaggttcaagtgtagttcactttgggttgagtgaattacccgaatttattctgataattggttgatagttttgctgcaagtagaggatgctgatgaggaatgtggtaataccgaaacagctgtacatccaaccatcttgcagtttatagggctttgcccaaataaatttgacaagcatacttttcctctgtcggttaagctgcacttgtagtcaatgcatggttttaagttgagatcaaaaacaacaattaattgatccaataaaaatgtttaatgaaaaaaaaaaataattaattaaaacaattaaatttttcattggatcaaacaatttattgttgttgttgtgagtTTTTATTTCGGAAAACAGATTGCAGCCAATGGGCATGCAGAGACTCCTTGTGTCTATATCAATATACGCGAAAGTAATAACACTAACAGAACTACTCATGCTCAAGAAATTATGTTCGTGATTTCAATACAGAAGTGCGACATTGTATCATAAACTTGTGTACTTATCAGATTATCCCCGATGAGTACGTCGTTTTTTCTCATATGTAGTTTATACCCCCACTTACAAAATAGATTTCAATATATAGTAATAGTACTTACAAATAATCGAAGCGttcaaaactttgtataaaatTGATTAGCTCCTGTTCGAGACAACCAAACAGTGTATTCATAAGACGACGTACTTCTTCGTTAATTTGACGATCAATCTTCTTTTGAGGGAATTGAGCACCTAAATATAATTtacaattatattatatttaaacaataataataataatcagtTCAACTAACTaattataaacaaacaaaaaatagtaaTCGTTTACACGTACCATCACCGCCAGTGGCTGATGAGGGGGACAACAGTAAGGATTGTGACATATCCACACTTTTCTCCATTACATCCAAACCAGTGGATTTCGCTGAAGGACTTATAACGTCCAATTGAAAGaagtttatacaaaattgttgttcttgTAGTACTATAGGTTCCAATTCAgccaaaactttttctaaaacTGCATCGAAATGTTTGCGATCTGCCACATCCACACCTGGACCCCATTGATCTCTATTAACACCCAAAGTACCATGTGGGACAGAAGATACAGCATTTTTCTTTGAAGTTGAAGATGATGACACATCCAAATCTTCACGTGAACTACGAAGCTTATCGGATATTTGAAGTTTGGCCTGCAAAATATACTTATACTTGACGATGTATTATCTCGAAGTGTTTGTTTTGTGCCCttaccaaattgaaaaaattacgtATATCCCGATCATAATTTGCACTCAGTGATtctgtatatttttttgttaaatcttcgtATTTAGAACGATCCATTGCTTTGATCCAATGCATCAATTCAGTATATGGTGCGAGTTCCTGGTGAACAGAGGAATGATTTGGTAGTACAAGTTCTGTACTCGATAGGGGTGTGCCTCCAATTTTATTCGATAAATGTATAAAAAGATTGTTCAAGTCCTTTATAACAGGTCTCAAAAAACTcattttccaattttcaaaacgtTTCATTTGATCTCGAACGGCTACCAAACGTTGCAGTGATGGATCTATATCACTGTTGAGAGCCTGCTGTAGACTTTGAGCAGCAGCAATTGCTGCTTTTCTTCCTTCAACTGTTTTCAAGTCAGGAGATTTTAGGACTTGTTGATGGGCTACTGGAATATCTAATTGagactataaaaaaatattaatgtttgtttatttgttgggATACTATGTTATGAAATACTTACTATCATTTTGCTTAATTCTTCCTTCAACTTTATGTTGTTATTATTGGCAACTTTAATCATAGCATTTTTGCCTCCAATTTTCTCCATAGTTTCTTTTACATGTCCCAAAATTTCCTCATATGAGTCTAagcgttcttcaaatttgtcaGCTTCACCAATTGCTTTGTCAATATGCTCCATAAGCATCATTACTTGTTTTTCGGACGCCAAGACGGATTGCATATTAgcctaaaaagttaatttattatATACAGGTTAAGCTTATTTTCAACGATCTTCTGAATTTAACTCCAgttatactagaggtgtgcacgagaGTAATATTTtagtcacgcacactcacgcacgatattgtttgtaggatttacgctcacgcaaactcacgaaaagaaaatatgtACACACGCACGACAAATGTCGTGAcctacgaataattttatgagtaatttacgtgATaggcgtgtctgaaaacatgagcatgattaaaatcgagagcgttattaaactcttaacatccttggagtcactaaaattgtaaatgaattcaactcgtaagcattttatgttcggaagcgggattatttttgtGAGCGTTTTTTTACGAAATTCACACGACATTTGGTTCGCTAATCACACCCTCGCCGTTACCATCACCTTGACTCACGATTCACGTGTTAAGCTCTATGATAATGTATAGGATAATGAATTGTGATGTTCCCCACTCAGCACTAATATCTATGATTAGAATAAATTTTCTCTTCAGGCCTTCTAGGATTTATCGATTACTGTTCATTTACTTTCATGACGTTCATTAATCTGGAATAGAATATGTTTGTATTTTCGAGAATTCCAGGAAATAAACATACTACAATAGGGGGGTTAGAGTCCTTGGACCAGATTGAAAACCCTGTGTTCAACACTCTGCCTTCACAAACCATAATCAGGATCATGTTGGGTACGCTACGAAATAGGGATTTGGCACTCGCGGtggaaagaaacaaaaaagtatGCGATAAAAAAGGAGTAAAATGAGACGTAAGCACTTTGAAAATTTCCTGAATTGAAAAGGATTTGTACCTAATTTTTGAGAATATTGACAGATCACTGCTGCAAGTAGTAAAAATTGAatcgaaaaatttgaaaaggaaaaaaattaaaaatttatctaaattaATTTGCCTAGTGATTATAAAAATCAAGGAGGCTATGTTTTGTGGCCTTTTTCTCATCGCATCAAAATTCAATAAGAGCTTCTCCGTCTCAagcttctaaaaattttctaaatattgatTCTGTACTTTTTATAGGAGAGTAAACTATATAAAACTTCAAGTTTCAACAGTTCCTAGTTGGCCAACAATACATGCACTCAGTATATTACTTCTCCAAATAGTAAAATCTTTCGATTGTTCTGGGTTAACAATTATCTTACCCCATCCAAATCGTGCAATTCGGTGGAGAGTTTCTCGATTAACATTTCCGCATCTTTTACTGCATAATCACACTCGTTAAAAAGCTTTGTTAATTCACTGGCTTCTTTCTCCGTCAATGCTGTAAACTCTTGAAATTCGGATTCCTCTTCGTCTTCGGTCTCTGCTCCTGTTTTGCGATTATTAACGCGACTTCTATGTTCTCCCATCTCTGTAGAATTGCCAGGAAGTTTCTCAGGAGATTTGTCCATCAGCCAAGCATTAGGCACGTTGCGGAACTCCGCTTTGGTACCACggccatatttttgtatttgtttataaagtaccaccaaaaagttttgtcgttcatgtaaatttaatgcATACCATTTGTAGAGTTTTTCCACCTGCACATCAAATTCGTGAATGTCGAATTGCTCACTTCTTCCATCCAGCCATTTGATCTCATCCAACTGCCAGACTCGTTTCTTCTTGTATTCACCATCTTTCTGTTCCGCTTGTTTTACTAGGCAAACTGATACGACAGGCACTGGTGGAGGTGTTGTAACAACGCATAGGTAACAGGCTCGTttctttttaaatgtttttgttaCGGTGACCACAGAAAGTAAACGTTCACCGCACCCATTGAACAATTCCTTTTGCAAAACATGTTTGATATTGGCCAAAGAACCAACGGATAACATTATGTTGAATGATGAGAATTCAGAAATGCCCAGGTTATGTAGGCGtctaaaatttataataaaaattctttataaatatGAGATAAACTAAATCTCCgcctctttaaaaattaaaagccAAATCGATGACATATACTTTTGAAGTCTGTGAACAGCTGATTTTGATTTGTTTATGTATGACAGTCATGTAAACGGAAAACTTTTACAGGTAGTAAATTGCAATCCATATAAAAACAAGGTGACATCTATAAACATGTTAATATcgtatattttttgttgtaagTTGTGTAAATAGTGGAGTATCACAAAAAGTTTAATTTGCAGTGTTCGCTAaccaattttttaagaaaatccatggtatttgacggcgcttctgagaatccccaccacgtcgaaaacagtcgtataggaTATCCAAAACGCAAAAGTGCCTCCACTATTGAAAAGTTGTACTACGCcaatttactacaaaaaagtatagcatgagtgcaattattaggtgccattttagataaatttagaacgacgccaataagacccCCTTCAAAGTATCAAAAAAGGTGCATTTTAGGATTGTtatatgtttattaatttgattgtttagatgtttattaatttgtataattttattataacttatgAGGAATGATACaaaacaacaattgaaaaagtttatttctttaatacctcattcacattgcaCTTCCAACATTTAGCTAGATTTCAATTGTTTAGCTAGATTTCAAttaccatttgccttataaaaaaagagatttcaaatccacttttagtagatttcgttcctaatgtgaatgaggtttaaaattaaaaaaaaaattaagaaaaaattattcgtaAAAAAGTGCACCACCATTTTTGTATTGAAGGGGACTTTTTAGAATCCTCACCACGACGACAATGGTCGCATACTATATCCCAGTCTCAATGGAATAGCGCCGTCagaattgagaagttgtaccacatcAATTTACTAAATTATAGGGTTATTAGAGTATCTTtattatttcaattcaatttcaatttccatttattagattctaaatttttatttagattctaaattttagaataactgaaaaagaaaagagttaaatatatttttttcattctcaaGAACACACTATTCATGTCACATAGAGATacgtcccaataaacacaggatgagcgcttttcaaatgcaacaacttttcaatttgatttgaaacagctcatcttcaaattacttccaatttgccaaaatgttgacgaaatctttgaaaaggtgtttaagataatatgagaacacTTTGACaacacactaccctaaaatgtaacgaaaaaaccatgttaattcttctttgtgcaacgaagtgcgtggtcaattggaagaaatacaaaaattggaaaatttttgacaaataactGAAATTACTCTAAATAGTTCATAATAAtaagtaagtgaaaataaaaaaaaattaataaaatttaaaggaaaTCACTAAATGTTCATCTTTTtgcctaaaaataaaattatgaattctacgttcttgaaaacattaaaaagctgaccgatgaaaaaatgttggacaattaactggatctgcctcaaatagtttataataattggtaagtcaatatgaaaaattaaataagcaTTTTAGAGaagtcattaaatttaaatctttttgcagaaaactaaaatctttcgatggtacattcttgcaaacattaagaagctgaccgatgaaaaatgagacaagaaaaagtttccagaaacatttccATGTTcttgttttgttcttatttattgttgagtgtattatgtagtgttgtgtattatgatatattttatatataaaattaataaattaaatttataatttaatttattcatataattgaacttattaattaaaattcatagaattagaagtggggatatcatgcagagaatgaagccgacccattttttgtcggcggcggctgatactaattttttgcctccggcggcggcggcttgacggctaagccgatataaatttgtattatcggcggcggacaattatccataataaaatcaatttgatgttatccgaatggtaatgagattagttgtacaactgatcttacaatcacatttatgcgctttacagactatcagttattccggacggaatgtcggtgtttgtaaagaatcttatagtgtgtcggatcgatacgacttgtcggcgatgactaaataatcg
This is a stretch of genomic DNA from Haematobia irritans isolate KBUSLIRL chromosome 4, ASM5000362v1, whole genome shotgun sequence. It encodes these proteins:
- the Sec3 gene encoding exocyst complex component Sec3; this encodes MLSVGSLANIKHVLQKELFNGCGERLLSVVTVTKTFKKKRACYLCVVTTPPPVPVVSVCLVKQAEQKDGEYKKKRVWQLDEIKWLDGRSEQFDIHEFDVQVEKLYKWYALNLHERQNFLVVLYKQIQKYGRGTKAEFRNVPNAWLMDKSPEKLPGNSTEMGEHRSRVNNRKTGAETEDEEESEFQEFTALTEKEASELTKLFNECDYAVKDAEMLIEKLSTELHDLDGANMQSVLASEKQVMMLMEHIDKAIGEADKFEERLDSYEEILGHVKETMEKIGGKNAMIKVANNNNIKLKEELSKMISQLDIPVAHQQVLKSPDLKTVEGRKAAIAAAQSLQQALNSDIDPSLQRLVAVRDQMKRFENWKMSFLRPVIKDLNNLFIHLSNKIGGTPLSSTELVLPNHSSVHQELAPYTELMHWIKAMDRSKYEDLTKKYTESLSANYDRDIRNFFNLAKLQISDKLRSSREDLDVSSSSTSKKNAVSSVPHGTLGVNRDQWGPGVDVADRKHFDAVLEKVLAELEPIVLQEQQFCINFFQLDVISPSAKSTGLDVMEKSVDMSQSLLLSPSSATGGDGAQFPQKKIDRQINEEVRRLMNTLFGCLEQELINFIQSFERFDYFYCFYVLARLTKHVMPAQDTHSFLSMTFASVLVQVKRNFDRFMQQQLQSIRDAKLPKRSKCGILPYVENFEYFSKTTEDFFQKPTKRTDMEKYIQLINAIFEGINTNAKEHPKTPLYVIRMENYHHMHSLLALLKIPGLDELKKEAKARYMEALTNYVIQYFGRPLEKLNLFFEGVQQKIAQGVKETEIHYQMAFSKQELRKVISQYPAREVKKGLENLYKKVEKHLCEEENLLQVVWRAMQGEFIAQYKFLEERIQKCYAGSMISLEFNIEDILNFFSDIARSH